Genomic DNA from Pedobacter africanus:
ATTAAAAACGAAACGCCATTGCCCGAACTGGATTTTCCGGTTAATCTCTTAAATAAACTCGGGCCAACGAAGCCGGAACACTCAGATATACCGGCAATTTCCGATACAATACGTTATGGAGCTTACCTGGTTAATGCTGCAGGATGCGTAGATTGCCATAGCAAGCAGGAAAAAGGCATGATAGTAGCGGGCAGCGAATTTGGAGGTGGAATGGAATTTATCCAACCCGCTGGTGTGATACGCGCACCCAATATTACATCGGATAAAGCTACCGGAATAGGAACCTGGTCCAAAGACATGTTTGTTAGCAGGTTCAAAGCACATGCCAATGCTGATTCTAAAGCACCAAAACTAGCTGAAGGAGAATTAAATTCTCCTATGCCATGGACAATGTACGGTGGCATGACCGAAACTGATCTGGGTGCTGTTTTTGCCTACTTAAAAACACTAAAAAAACAAAACAACAAAGTAATTGTCAGGACCTATACCAAATAATAAGAAAAAAATGATACGATAAGTGCAGATGTTCGATATCAAATTAATGTTAGGATATGAAGAGAGGTCAACCCGCAATAGAAAGAAATATCAACTGATTGACATTAGTTTTTTACGGCATTCTGCCTTATAGTTACGGCCTATAGGCAGTTCTTTACCCAGAATCTCAATAGCATAAGCATGATAACTATCGACCTTATCGATTGCTACAATAAATGAGCGGTGAATTCGCACAAATTTATCTTCAGGGAGCAACTCTTCAAGCACACTGATTTTCTGCTTGCTAACCAGGGCTTTATCTTTTAATACAACTTTGATGTAATCCTTAAGACTTTCCATCCAGAATATTTCATTAACATTGATTTTAACCATTTTTCGTTCAACCCTTAAGTAAAGGAAGTTGTCGCCTTTCGGTTCAGGCACCTGCTCCATACCGACTCTGTGATGGTTAACTTTATAAGCGTCAAAAACCTTGTCCATAGCTTTTAGAAATCTATCAAATGGTATAGGTTTCAATAAATAGTCAACAGCGTTCAGGTCAAAACCTTCTAAGGCATAGTCCTGGTAAGCCGTAGTAAAAATAATCTTAGGGGGATTTTTGAGTGACCTAACCAAATCCGTGCCTAAAAGGCCCGGCATTTTTACATCCAAAAATATAAGATCTATTTTGATTTTTTGAAGAATCTGAAATGCCTGTATAGCGGTATTACATTTTGCTATAAGATCAATTTCTGCAAAGTCCTCAATGTATTTTTCAATTACCTCAATGGCGTGTGGTTCATCATCCACTATAAGTGTTTTTATCTTCATGATACCTTGTTAATTTGGTCATTATGCTTATCCCTTTTGTTAACCGTAGGTAAAAGCTGGCTATCTAAGATTATCTCCAGGATAGCTACATAAATGTCTTCTTCATCGTAAATGGTAAAAGTATAGGAGCCTGGATATATCAGTTCAAGCCGCTTTCTTACATTACTTACTCCGATTTTTTCAAAATGGCTTCTGGAATCATTGGCTTTCTTAGCTGGCTGTCCATTTGATACTTTGAATTTCAGCCTGTTTCCTTGAACGTCCAGATCAATATTGATCCATGCGTCTTCTGTCATTTCACTGGCTCCATGTTTGAAAGCATTTTCTATCAGCGGTATCATCAGGAGCGGTGCGATTGACTTGTTTAAAATATCACCGCTGATGTTCAGGTTCAGATCCAACCGGTCTTCGTACCTTATTTTTTCCAGTGTGACATAGCTTTTAATAATCTCAATGTCTCTTTTTAACGGTACCAAATCGCTATTGCACTCATAGAGCATATAACGAAGAATCTCGGAAAGACCGAGGACAACAGCAGGGGAATTCGGAGAATTGTTGAGCGTCAATGAATATAGATTATTTAGTGTGTTAAAGAGAAAATGGGGGTGAATCTGAGCTTTGAGAAAGTTGAGTTCTGAGGATAATGCAACCTGTTTTCTTTCGAACCACATTCCTACGAACTTAATAACCAATCCTATCCAAACGACCGAATTAGATTGCTCAAGCGCATGTATCATATATTGCTTGTTGAAAAGCTGTTGGGAAAAGCTTCCTTCGATCTTCTTCCACTTAAACGTAGGGTTGAACCGCCTGAGTTTTTCATATAAATATGGATCAGCGAATATGATTTCAATTAGCCGATACAGTAAAGCACAAAGGCTCATGATCAATACTAAAGAAATCCCCAAAAGCACACAACGTCGTTTAAATAGAAATTTGGGGATCAAAATATTGCGGACTGTATAAAAGTATAAGATATGCACAGGCAAAAGCATCATTACCAAAGAAAAACCGATGGTATAGCTTGGAAGGCCTACGGTAAATAGGACAGTAAGACATGCTGTACAGCTTATCCAAAAAAGCAAATGCGGAAGAATCTGCTCGCGTAAATGCCAAACTTTTTTATGACCCATTGACAAATATAATTTGTCCTTTATTTACTATAGCATTCATTATGCTATAAAGATAATCATAGCAAGTCATTTCTAGAATGACTTGCCTGTTATCAACGCTTGATGTCGATAGACAACTGATGTTTGACGACGAATAACCGATAACGCAGGGAGATCAGAGATTAGGCAGACGAAATTCAGTATATGAACGCTTTATGGACTATAAGGTATGTTTGCGATTTTCTGACCCCTGTTTCGTGTTAGTGAGCATGTAAAGATTTTAACTGATTTGCATGTTTCCGCTCTTTGAGTCGTAATTAATTTCCTTAGAAAATGTTTAAACGATTATTTTTATTAGTGCTTGTGATTCAGGCAATGACCATGACCGCTCACAGTCAGGGATTTCTTAAGCGACTTGCTGAAAAGGCTGCAAATGCCGGTAGTGATTTGTTGATTAAGAAAAGTACGCAGAAAGCTGAAAAAGCAATTGATGGCAACCCATCTGCAAAGGCAAAAAAGAATGCTGCCCAGGACGAGCCAAAAGGGGAGAAAGTTTCGGAGAGTTCCAAGTCCGGAAAATTAGCAGCCTCTTATACCAAATTTGATTTTATACCCGGTGAAAAAACGCTGCTTTATGATAATTTCGAGCAGGACGTCATCGGTGAATTTCCGCTGAAATGGTTTACATCAGGATCGGCCGAGGTCGTGAAATTAGATGCGCAGCAGGGTAAATGGCTTCAGTTTAATTCCGGGCAATTCCTTTCGCCTACAATTAAATTACCAGAGAATTTTACTGTTGAATTCGATGTTTTTCTTAATCTTTCTTTAAATTCTTCCTCAGTTCTACCTGGCCTTCAGTTTCAGATTTTCGATCGCGGCGACAAGGCCAAACGACTGGATGTTTATAACTATACGCTGAAAAATATTCTTTATTTTTCTACTTCCTTTAGCCATGATAAGGCGGTAGTTTCTCTTGATTCCAGGGAGAACGCGAAACAGAAATTTAAGTCAGATAAAATATTCCTGACAGGCTTTCAAAGTAATTATGGCTCAGTGATTCATGTTGCGATTGCTGTACAAAAGGAGCGGCTAAGGCTTTGGTATAACGCTGAGAAGGTGCTTGACGTACCAACAGCAGCGGCAACACCAGCCAATTTTAATCAACTACTTTTTAGTGGGGCTAAAACCAGAGAAGGCTATCCAGCCTTTTATCTAAGTAACCTGCGTATCGGTGCCGGTGAGCCGGATACACGATCTAAATTATTAGAACAGGGGCGTTTTGTTACAAATGGCATTTTGTTCGATACCAATTCTGATAAAATCAAACCTGAATCGTTTGGTCTTATTAAAGAAATTGCTGCTGCGATTAAAGAATCGCCTGGCATTAAAATTAAAATTGTCGGACATACTGATAATGATGGCTCAGCAGAAACAAACCTTGCGCTTTCTAAAAAACGTTCTGTAGCTGTAAAAAAAGTCTTGGCAGAGGAATTTGGTATAGATGACAACCAGATTGTTACGGATGGAAAAGGTGCAAGCGAACCCGTTGGTAACAATTCAACCGCATCAGGAAAAGCGGAAAATAGAAGAGTAGAGTTCGTTAAAATCTAACGAGTGGTTTTGGTTGTGGCCCGGAAGTGGATACGTTTCAATATGTGTTGTTATAAGATTTCAACAAACCCGGCTGAACCGTTCAGGCGGATCATGGCCTTATCTGGGATCAGTTTTGTCGCGTTTTCCACACCCACCACGGCGGGTAATCCATATTCCCGTGCAACCACTGCGCCATGTGTCATGAGTCCGCCCACTTCAGTAACCAAGCCTTTAATTGATAAAAACAGTGGTGTCCAGCTTGGGTCGGTAAATGCCGTG
This window encodes:
- a CDS encoding OmpA family protein produces the protein MFKRLFLLVLVIQAMTMTAHSQGFLKRLAEKAANAGSDLLIKKSTQKAEKAIDGNPSAKAKKNAAQDEPKGEKVSESSKSGKLAASYTKFDFIPGEKTLLYDNFEQDVIGEFPLKWFTSGSAEVVKLDAQQGKWLQFNSGQFLSPTIKLPENFTVEFDVFLNLSLNSSSVLPGLQFQIFDRGDKAKRLDVYNYTLKNILYFSTSFSHDKAVVSLDSRENAKQKFKSDKIFLTGFQSNYGSVIHVAIAVQKERLRLWYNAEKVLDVPTAAATPANFNQLLFSGAKTREGYPAFYLSNLRIGAGEPDTRSKLLEQGRFVTNGILFDTNSDKIKPESFGLIKEIAAAIKESPGIKIKIVGHTDNDGSAETNLALSKKRSVAVKKVLAEEFGIDDNQIVTDGKGASEPVGNNSTASGKAENRRVEFVKI
- a CDS encoding sensor histidine kinase, encoding MGHKKVWHLREQILPHLLFWISCTACLTVLFTVGLPSYTIGFSLVMMLLPVHILYFYTVRNILIPKFLFKRRCVLLGISLVLIMSLCALLYRLIEIIFADPYLYEKLRRFNPTFKWKKIEGSFSQQLFNKQYMIHALEQSNSVVWIGLVIKFVGMWFERKQVALSSELNFLKAQIHPHFLFNTLNNLYSLTLNNSPNSPAVVLGLSEILRYMLYECNSDLVPLKRDIEIIKSYVTLEKIRYEDRLDLNLNISGDILNKSIAPLLMIPLIENAFKHGASEMTEDAWINIDLDVQGNRLKFKVSNGQPAKKANDSRSHFEKIGVSNVRKRLELIYPGSYTFTIYDEEDIYVAILEIILDSQLLPTVNKRDKHNDQINKVS
- a CDS encoding c-type cytochrome — encoded protein: MKILKVLGITLAFVILLGLTSGLYLNFALPNVGVAPELKVEKTTQRIERGRYLANHVTVCMDCHSTRDWSAFGGPIVPGSEGRGGEHFDKKAGFPGDIYSTNLTPYKLSSWTDGEIYRAITSGVGKDGHALFPIMGYQRFGKMSEDDVLSIIAYLRTLKPIKNETPLPELDFPVNLLNKLGPTKPEHSDIPAISDTIRYGAYLVNAAGCVDCHSKQEKGMIVAGSEFGGGMEFIQPAGVIRAPNITSDKATGIGTWSKDMFVSRFKAHANADSKAPKLAEGELNSPMPWTMYGGMTETDLGAVFAYLKTLKKQNNKVIVRTYTK
- a CDS encoding LytR/AlgR family response regulator transcription factor; protein product: MKIKTLIVDDEPHAIEVIEKYIEDFAEIDLIAKCNTAIQAFQILQKIKIDLIFLDVKMPGLLGTDLVRSLKNPPKIIFTTAYQDYALEGFDLNAVDYLLKPIPFDRFLKAMDKVFDAYKVNHHRVGMEQVPEPKGDNFLYLRVERKMVKINVNEIFWMESLKDYIKVVLKDKALVSKQKISVLEELLPEDKFVRIHRSFIVAIDKVDSYHAYAIEILGKELPIGRNYKAECRKKLMSIS